The Streptomyces sp. HUAS CB01 genome has a segment encoding these proteins:
- a CDS encoding TetR/AcrR family transcriptional regulator has translation MTTRKYHSPRRTDAAAATREAVLSSAHTLFLARGYAGVTIGEIAEAAKVAVPTVYSSVGNKPGILTALLEPALTDPAIADNLAAVEASDDPRTVIELTAEGTRLTHERHWDLVYGLFYRSPPGEPAVKAVLDRGADDYVQALTRVADRLVALDALRSDVSHAEAVDILWFHLGPHAWMTLVGERAWPFDRAQTWTAHSACWALLKDYG, from the coding sequence GTGACCACTCGGAAGTACCACTCCCCGCGCCGCACCGACGCGGCTGCTGCCACGCGCGAGGCCGTCCTGAGCAGCGCGCACACGCTCTTCCTGGCCCGCGGGTACGCCGGGGTCACCATCGGGGAGATCGCGGAGGCGGCGAAGGTCGCCGTCCCGACCGTGTACAGCAGCGTGGGGAACAAGCCGGGCATCCTGACGGCCCTCCTCGAGCCGGCCCTGACCGACCCGGCCATCGCCGACAACCTCGCCGCCGTCGAGGCCAGCGACGACCCGCGTACCGTGATCGAGCTGACCGCCGAGGGCACCCGGCTCACCCACGAACGCCACTGGGACCTCGTGTACGGGCTCTTCTATCGCAGCCCGCCGGGCGAACCCGCCGTGAAAGCGGTCCTGGACAGGGGGGCCGACGACTACGTCCAGGCGCTGACCCGCGTGGCCGACCGCCTCGTGGCTCTCGACGCACTCCGTTCCGACGTCTCCCACGCGGAGGCCGTCGACATCCTCTGGTTCCACCTCGGCCCGCACGCCTGGATGACACTCGTCGGCGAACGCGCCTGGCCGTTCGACCGCGCCCAGACCTGGACCGCCCACTCCGCCTGCTGGGCGCTGCTGAAGGACTACGGCTAA
- a CDS encoding allene oxide cyclase barrel-like domain-containing protein gives MTNKLKNAKVRYLSAAAGMSAALVCGVAIAPLASADTANPVSTPAAEKRTQVFELVGKQTSIADLDLGQTGISPGDQRVIHEDLYRDGKKVGDHSVICTYTSVDPAALQCLGTFSLPEGQFAAQALLHLPAPSYVDVGITGGSGDYSTARGFVRTVPAGETERHFTVHLKR, from the coding sequence GTGACGAATAAGCTCAAGAACGCGAAGGTGCGCTATCTGAGTGCGGCCGCCGGAATGTCCGCGGCACTCGTCTGTGGGGTCGCCATCGCCCCGTTGGCTTCCGCCGACACGGCGAATCCCGTCAGTACGCCCGCGGCCGAGAAGCGCACACAGGTCTTCGAACTGGTCGGCAAGCAGACGTCGATCGCAGATCTCGATCTGGGGCAAACCGGAATCAGCCCGGGAGACCAGCGCGTCATCCACGAAGACCTCTACCGTGACGGCAAGAAGGTCGGCGATCACAGTGTGATCTGCACATACACCAGTGTCGACCCGGCCGCGCTGCAGTGTCTGGGCACCTTCTCCCTGCCCGAGGGGCAGTTCGCCGCACAGGCTCTGCTTCATCTGCCTGCCCCGTCCTATGTCGATGTCGGCATCACCGGTGGCTCGGGTGACTACAGCACCGCCCGGGGCTTCGTTCGCACCGTTCCCGCCGGTGAGACGGAGCGGCACTTCACCGTCCATCTCAAGCGCTGA
- a CDS encoding alpha/beta fold hydrolase, whose amino-acid sequence MIDRRTLGKVIGTGVAGTAAASLIGLGRPPAAAFPSGKGAESAATLLTPGTGDGTFPAVKQVKAGELTIGYAEAGPAHGPVVILLHGWPYDIHSYVGVAPLLADQGYRVIVPYLRGHGTTSFLSPHTFRNAQQSVVALDIIALMDALRIKKAVFGGFDWGSRTADIIAALWPHRCKALVSVTGYLITNRENNKLPLPPAAEWAWWYQYYFATERGVQGFEKFRRDFTKLIWRNVSPTWEFDDATFVRTAEAFDNPDYVPIVIHNYRWRLGLAQGDPRYDKLEARLATAPDIAVPTITLDGEVDPFTPAGEGVAYRDKFTGPYDHRTLKGIGHNVPQEAPGAFAQAVLDVDRF is encoded by the coding sequence ATGATCGATAGACGTACTCTCGGCAAGGTCATCGGCACGGGCGTAGCGGGAACGGCTGCGGCGTCACTGATCGGGCTGGGCCGCCCCCCGGCGGCGGCCTTTCCATCCGGGAAGGGCGCCGAAAGTGCGGCAACCTTGCTGACACCCGGTACCGGTGACGGGACCTTCCCGGCGGTGAAGCAGGTCAAGGCCGGCGAACTGACCATCGGATATGCCGAAGCCGGCCCGGCCCACGGACCGGTCGTCATCCTCCTGCACGGATGGCCGTACGACATCCACAGCTACGTTGGCGTCGCACCCTTGCTTGCGGACCAGGGCTACCGAGTCATCGTTCCCTACCTGCGCGGACACGGCACCACGAGCTTTCTCTCACCCCACACCTTCCGCAACGCGCAGCAGTCGGTGGTTGCCCTCGACATCATCGCCCTGATGGACGCTCTGAGGATCAAGAAGGCCGTGTTCGGAGGCTTCGACTGGGGGTCGCGGACCGCCGACATCATCGCCGCGCTCTGGCCACACCGGTGCAAGGCTCTGGTGTCCGTGACCGGCTACCTCATCACCAACCGGGAGAACAACAAGCTTCCGCTGCCCCCGGCGGCCGAGTGGGCATGGTGGTACCAGTACTACTTCGCGACCGAACGCGGTGTGCAGGGCTTTGAGAAGTTCCGGCGCGATTTCACGAAGCTCATCTGGCGCAACGTCTCCCCGACATGGGAGTTCGACGACGCCACCTTCGTCCGCACAGCGGAGGCATTCGACAACCCCGACTATGTCCCCATCGTGATTCACAACTACCGCTGGCGGCTGGGTCTGGCCCAGGGCGACCCCCGCTACGACAAGCTCGAGGCGCGCCTCGCGACCGCGCCCGACATCGCGGTGCCCACCATCACCCTCGACGGGGAGGTCGACCCCTTCACCCCGGCCGGCGAGGGTGTGGCATACCGAGACAAGTTCACGGGTCCCTATGACCACCGGACCCTCAAGGGCATCGGCCACAACGTGCCGCAGGAAGCGCCTGGGGCATTCGCCCAGGCCGTACTCGACGTCGACCGATTCTGA
- a CDS encoding response regulator transcription factor, with amino-acid sequence MNAEGAVQRVETVSRISVVIADDHPVVRAGMRALLSQDEAFEIVAESSTVPDTLRAVAQHQPSVLVLDLTMADRTSLPSIPDLLAASPGTRILILTMQEDPAFARAALRIGAAGYLLKEAATEELVGAARQVANGATYLQPAMGARLAIADAAAPGADADATLTARELQVLSLLALGHTNQEIARRLHVSIRTVESHRARIRDKLGTETRAELTAAARERGLLG; translated from the coding sequence ATGAATGCCGAGGGCGCTGTACAGCGTGTCGAGACCGTGTCACGCATCAGCGTGGTGATCGCTGACGATCACCCCGTCGTCCGAGCGGGCATGCGAGCACTGTTGTCCCAAGACGAGGCGTTCGAGATCGTCGCCGAAAGCTCCACCGTCCCGGACACCCTGCGAGCCGTGGCCCAGCACCAGCCATCCGTGCTGGTACTGGACCTCACCATGGCCGACCGAACCAGCCTGCCCTCGATCCCCGACCTGCTCGCGGCGTCACCCGGTACCCGGATCCTGATCCTCACAATGCAGGAGGATCCCGCGTTCGCCCGCGCGGCCCTGCGGATCGGGGCGGCCGGATATCTGCTGAAGGAAGCGGCGACGGAAGAACTGGTCGGTGCGGCACGCCAGGTCGCGAATGGGGCCACCTACCTCCAACCTGCGATGGGCGCCCGACTGGCGATCGCGGACGCCGCTGCTCCCGGCGCCGACGCAGATGCCACTTTGACGGCGCGCGAGCTTCAGGTTCTCTCGCTGCTCGCCCTGGGTCACACCAATCAGGAGATCGCGCGGCGCCTCCACGTCTCCATTCGGACAGTGGAGTCCCACCGCGCCAGGATTCGGGACAAGCTCGGGACCGAGACACGGGCGGAACTCACCGCCGCTGCTCGCGAGCGAGGGTTGCTGGGATGA
- a CDS encoding sensor histidine kinase — protein sequence MNNTPRANPGPVMEAAGAALLAIAFALEVLQQQPHWVMRFSLGAAVVLIIAAALSTAVRRAWLAALSGLALILAVAQLVRMTNEPLLNGLNIVPLLLIGSAAMLGRSAVSRRHRLARERVQARSDGEERERRRWARELHDETLQELVAVQLVLSAGASTGQSSAMKEAIDQAQGLITNQITSLRHLIVEMRPLALDQLGLAAALETLCRRAKETFGIEAELRVGADWNRLEDEASPDAQAHIYRIVQEAVNNTVKHAHARHLLVELASDDRTLRVTIRDDGRGMAEKPSRPVNRSAHRTVVSTGTGLSAMRERGHLLNGHLSVGSIPGEGTCVTLLVPRHTPRRSRHWWPGHQDA from the coding sequence ATGAACAACACACCGCGAGCCAACCCCGGCCCGGTCATGGAGGCCGCCGGAGCCGCTCTGCTCGCCATCGCCTTCGCGCTCGAGGTCCTCCAGCAGCAGCCTCACTGGGTAATGAGGTTCTCGCTCGGCGCAGCCGTCGTCCTGATCATCGCAGCGGCACTGAGCACTGCCGTCCGGCGGGCATGGCTGGCGGCCCTGAGCGGGCTCGCACTCATACTCGCCGTGGCGCAACTCGTTCGCATGACCAACGAGCCGCTCCTCAACGGCTTGAACATCGTGCCTCTCCTGCTGATCGGCTCCGCCGCCATGCTGGGCCGCAGTGCGGTATCGCGCCGCCACCGTCTCGCAAGGGAGCGAGTTCAAGCCCGCAGCGACGGCGAAGAACGAGAACGTCGGCGGTGGGCCCGGGAGTTGCACGACGAGACCCTTCAAGAACTGGTCGCCGTCCAGCTCGTTCTCTCCGCCGGCGCCAGCACTGGCCAGTCCAGCGCAATGAAAGAGGCCATCGACCAGGCACAGGGCCTGATCACGAACCAGATCACGTCCTTGCGGCATCTGATCGTGGAAATGCGGCCTCTCGCCCTCGACCAGCTCGGCCTCGCGGCGGCTCTTGAGACCCTGTGTCGACGCGCGAAGGAAACCTTCGGAATCGAAGCGGAACTGCGCGTCGGAGCGGACTGGAACCGACTCGAGGACGAAGCGTCGCCAGACGCCCAGGCCCATATTTACCGCATCGTGCAGGAAGCGGTGAACAACACGGTCAAGCACGCCCATGCCAGGCACCTTCTCGTGGAACTGGCCAGCGACGACCGCACGCTCCGCGTGACGATCAGGGACGACGGCCGGGGAATGGCCGAGAAGCCTTCCCGTCCCGTCAACCGATCCGCGCATCGTACGGTGGTCTCCACAGGCACCGGGCTGTCGGCCATGCGCGAGCGTGGCCACCTGTTGAACGGACACCTCAGCGTTGGCTCGATCCCCGGCGAGGGGACCTGCGTCACACTTCTGGTTCCCCGTCATACTCCGCGACGCTCCAGGCACTGGTGGCCCGGTCACCAGGACGCGTGA
- a CDS encoding ISL3 family transposase, producing MKDFNELVQTVFSGLSPLVIEDVADEGERILVRARTPRDTAACPVCGAPSERVHGYHWRMVADVPVDERRVVVRVRVRRLVCPTRGCRHTFREQVCGVLDRYQRRTVRLTRQVKAVVKELAGRAGTRLLAILAVSLSRHTALRTLPRIPLPTGRVPRVIGVDDFALRRRHRYATVIIDAETHERIDVLPDRTADTLEVWLREHPGVEVVCRDGSATYAEAIRRALPDAVQVADRWHVWKNLCEAALSEVKAHSTCWATVLDAPIYDGPRAQTTLERWHQVHGLLKKGVGLLECARRLQLALNTVKRYARADRPERMLRVPKYRASLVDPYREHLRKRRAEDPSVPVKHLSEEIKALGFTGCLNLLHKYINQGRADADRSHVSPRRLARMVLTRLDNLKVEQHELLAKLTAACPEMTQLATGIEDFAPLLTPHVDNADALTRWIAQVRAADLPHLHAFTRGLERDRDAVNAALTLPYSNGPTEGVNTKTKRIARQMHGRAGFTLLRHRILLG from the coding sequence GTGAAGGATTTCAACGAGCTTGTCCAGACGGTGTTTTCGGGCTTGTCGCCGCTGGTCATCGAGGATGTGGCTGACGAAGGTGAGCGGATCCTGGTGCGGGCACGGACACCGCGGGACACTGCGGCCTGCCCGGTGTGCGGGGCCCCGTCGGAACGCGTGCACGGCTATCACTGGAGGATGGTGGCCGACGTGCCGGTCGATGAACGACGGGTGGTGGTCCGTGTGCGGGTGCGGCGTCTGGTGTGTCCCACGCGCGGCTGCCGCCACACCTTCCGCGAGCAAGTGTGCGGAGTGCTGGACCGATATCAGCGGCGAACCGTCCGCCTGACCAGACAAGTCAAGGCCGTGGTCAAGGAGTTAGCGGGCCGGGCGGGGACACGTTTGCTGGCGATACTCGCGGTGAGCCTGTCGCGTCACACGGCCCTGCGCACCCTGCCGCGGATCCCGCTGCCAACCGGCCGGGTGCCCCGGGTGATCGGCGTCGACGACTTCGCTCTGCGCCGGCGCCACCGCTATGCCACCGTGATCATCGACGCCGAGACCCACGAGCGGATCGATGTGCTGCCCGACCGCACCGCCGACACTCTGGAAGTATGGCTGCGCGAACATCCAGGCGTCGAGGTCGTGTGCCGTGACGGCTCCGCGACCTACGCCGAGGCGATCCGGCGCGCCCTGCCCGACGCGGTGCAGGTCGCGGACCGGTGGCATGTGTGGAAGAACCTGTGCGAAGCCGCCCTGAGCGAGGTCAAGGCGCACAGCACCTGCTGGGCCACCGTGCTGGACGCGCCGATCTACGACGGGCCCCGCGCCCAGACCACCCTCGAACGCTGGCACCAGGTCCACGGCCTGCTCAAGAAGGGCGTGGGCCTGCTCGAATGCGCCCGCCGCCTGCAACTGGCCCTGAACACCGTCAAACGCTACGCCCGCGCCGATCGGCCCGAGCGCATGCTCCGCGTCCCGAAGTACCGTGCCAGCCTCGTCGACCCCTACCGTGAACACCTGCGTAAACGCCGTGCCGAGGACCCCTCCGTCCCCGTGAAGCACCTCTCCGAGGAGATCAAGGCCCTCGGCTTCACGGGCTGCCTGAATCTCCTGCACAAGTACATCAACCAGGGCCGTGCGGACGCCGACCGCAGCCACGTCTCCCCGCGCAGGCTCGCCCGGATGGTGCTGACCAGGCTCGACAACCTCAAGGTCGAGCAACACGAGCTCCTGGCCAAGCTCACCGCCGCCTGCCCCGAAATGACCCAACTGGCCACCGGCATCGAAGACTTCGCCCCGCTCCTCACGCCGCACGTCGACAATGCCGACGCGCTCACACGCTGGATCGCTCAAGTCCGAGCAGCCGACCTGCCCCATCTGCATGCCTTCACACGGGGGCTGGAACGAGACCGTGACGCCGTCAACGCCGCACTCACGCTTCCGTACAGCAACGGCCCCACCGAGGGCGTCAACACCAAGACCAAGCGGATCGCGCGTCAGATGCACGGACGAGCAGGCTTCACCCTGCTCCGCCACCGCATCCTCCTCGGATAG
- a CDS encoding DUF6531 domain-containing protein gives MGYVIPEGVDTMLDVIGVGWPNVDEDAYRDMADSLREFADDADGDGHTAHGHIQRLLSTGDSESLKALDKHWSKVQAKHKDLAKASRTVAGALDRVADIIVARKIAAVGELADLCATVGITLAFAPVTAGLSTLLAGAKIAATRIAFKRILKEMAEAAVAEIIATLTEPAVAAIENIVADLAIQTAMNVAGVQDGYNSDQTVQAGKDGLQLNSAGGGGRGGGPRIDHDAHGNTGMHLANVQVSMQDKTKGKISKAKGHHGRAKGKDSLTAVLDTTIDGVVEKLGKALDDLSDHVGKKLPDAIKGSSKTHKDTDTDVHDAAKRVKSRDGKDDGGLDGKRGHSGPAGRRGDDTRTKPDSVRSATDDPRSHAVSLDKTVCKNDPVDVATGKMLLPQTDLTLPGVLPLVLRRTHVSTYRFGHWFGRSWASTLDERIELDGVGSAIWAREDGSLLVYPRLPGPNGEQVLPLEGDQLPLVHGGVHGEETSYEIHDPHNGRVRFFTGSPYRTSTAYWLSDIEDRHGNQITFSRRPDGAPLAVTHSGGYVVQFTADASRVTGLAVRGPEGPVTVVGYDYDPAGDLVTLTGPDGLDGPAMRFTYDADSRVTSWTDRNGATFQYVYDAQGRVEGTIGPDGILSSRFAYDVHPGTGHRITRYTDSTGATTVMVLNDRLQVVAETDPLGHTAHFTWDAHDRPLTRTDPLGHTTELTYDEAGNLIRVRLPDGSTATARYDERNQPLEVTAVDGTSWRQTFDEQGNVTSTVGPDGTITHFTHDRTGAVASVTDPLNATIRIRSDRAGLPLEITDVEGGTTRVERDHRGRPLTITDPLGGRDEYVWDHDDRLRTRTAADGTRETWTWDPEGNCTAYTDAAGNLWATEYGHFDKPLAHIAPDGARHELRYDTELRLLEVTNPLGQNWHYRYDPAGRLVAETDFDNRSLSFEYDAANRLTRRTTPLGQTVSYTWDALDRLVERDADGAVTRYAYDRAGALVEARTATSTLTIERDALGRPLAETVDGRTLRHSYDAAGRRTARITPTGAVTRLAYNAAGDRISLTIDGHALAFTHDRLGRELTRTWGARETAASLSTVWDRLGRPVEQTLTATGSPEPLSARSYGYRPDGYPVTLTERSGRSVRDRHITLDPVGRPLAVEGPDWSENYAYDGAGNQTSAHWPEAAGHAEARGARSYEGTRLISAGTVHYEHDSAGRVTVRRRTRLSHKPDIWRYAYDAEDRLVSCTTPDGTLWTYTYDPLGRRSAKHRMAADGTTIVETIRFTWDGPLLIEQYDETAGTILTWEYEGHRPLTQYERRPMGDDEVDARFFAIVTDLVGTPTELVSPEGETAWRSRATCWGTTGWNTSATAYTPLRFPGQYSDPETGLHYNYFRHYDPDTARFTSPDPLGLAPAPNPSTYVCNPWAWTDPLGLAPKRCKMDAYDWDGSIRYGKLDHLGRPTGVHACLRPEIIDAKKGTEAGRLKPPGWRGDGNAFNEARGHLLADRLGGAGKGRLAWHNLVTQTNNPTNSPDQRDQVEQVIFDQVTKNKEVVQYHIKPIYAGTNPIPIRIEFTAFGNKGFSFSHSLENPAGNVRTGI, from the coding sequence GTGGGTTACGTGATTCCCGAGGGCGTCGACACGATGCTCGACGTCATCGGCGTCGGCTGGCCGAACGTGGACGAGGACGCGTACCGCGACATGGCGGATTCCTTGCGGGAGTTCGCTGACGACGCGGACGGTGACGGGCACACCGCGCACGGGCACATCCAGCGGCTGCTGTCCACGGGGGACAGTGAGTCGCTGAAGGCCCTGGACAAGCACTGGTCCAAAGTGCAGGCCAAGCACAAGGACTTGGCGAAGGCGTCCCGTACGGTAGCCGGCGCGCTGGACCGGGTGGCAGACATCATCGTCGCCCGCAAGATCGCCGCGGTCGGTGAACTGGCCGACCTGTGCGCGACGGTGGGCATCACCCTCGCCTTCGCGCCGGTCACCGCGGGCCTGTCGACCCTGCTGGCCGGTGCGAAAATTGCGGCCACCCGCATCGCCTTCAAGCGGATCCTGAAGGAGATGGCGGAGGCGGCCGTGGCGGAGATCATCGCCACGCTGACCGAGCCCGCGGTCGCGGCGATCGAGAACATCGTGGCCGACCTGGCGATCCAGACCGCGATGAACGTCGCCGGGGTGCAGGACGGCTACAACTCCGACCAGACCGTGCAGGCGGGGAAAGACGGCCTCCAGCTCAACTCCGCCGGCGGCGGCGGTCGAGGCGGCGGCCCCCGCATCGACCACGACGCCCACGGCAACACCGGCATGCACCTGGCGAACGTCCAGGTCTCCATGCAGGACAAGACCAAAGGCAAGATCAGCAAGGCGAAGGGGCACCACGGCCGCGCCAAGGGCAAGGACTCCCTGACGGCCGTCCTGGACACCACCATCGACGGCGTCGTCGAGAAACTGGGCAAAGCCCTGGACGACCTCAGCGACCACGTCGGCAAGAAACTCCCCGACGCGATCAAGGGCAGCTCCAAGACCCACAAGGACACCGACACCGACGTCCACGACGCGGCCAAGCGCGTCAAGTCCCGCGACGGCAAGGACGACGGAGGCCTCGACGGCAAGCGGGGACACTCGGGACCGGCCGGACGCCGCGGCGACGACACACGAACGAAGCCCGACTCGGTGCGTTCCGCAACTGACGACCCGCGATCCCATGCGGTTTCCCTGGACAAGACGGTCTGCAAGAACGACCCCGTAGATGTGGCCACGGGCAAGATGCTGCTGCCGCAGACCGACCTGACGCTGCCCGGGGTGCTGCCCTTGGTACTGCGTCGTACTCATGTCTCGACCTACCGCTTCGGCCACTGGTTCGGCCGTAGTTGGGCCTCCACCCTGGATGAGAGGATCGAGCTCGACGGGGTGGGCAGTGCGATATGGGCACGCGAGGACGGTTCCTTGCTGGTCTACCCCCGGCTGCCCGGGCCCAACGGGGAACAGGTGTTGCCCCTGGAGGGCGACCAGCTCCCGCTCGTCCACGGTGGCGTGCACGGCGAGGAGACCTCGTACGAGATCCACGATCCGCACAACGGCCGCGTCCGCTTCTTCACCGGCAGTCCCTACCGCACGTCCACCGCCTACTGGCTCTCGGACATCGAAGACCGCCACGGCAACCAGATCACCTTCTCCCGGCGTCCCGACGGGGCACCCCTCGCGGTCACACACTCGGGTGGCTACGTCGTGCAGTTCACCGCGGACGCTTCGCGCGTCACGGGGCTGGCCGTCCGCGGCCCGGAAGGCCCTGTCACGGTGGTGGGATACGACTACGACCCGGCCGGCGACCTCGTCACGCTGACCGGTCCGGACGGCCTCGACGGGCCGGCCATGCGTTTCACCTACGACGCCGACAGCCGCGTCACGTCCTGGACGGACCGCAACGGTGCGACCTTCCAGTACGTGTACGACGCCCAGGGGCGGGTCGAGGGCACCATCGGCCCCGACGGCATCCTGTCCTCGAGGTTCGCCTACGACGTCCACCCCGGCACCGGCCACCGCATCACCCGCTACACGGACTCCACCGGTGCCACCACCGTCATGGTGCTCAACGACCGCCTCCAAGTGGTCGCCGAGACCGACCCTCTCGGCCACACCGCCCACTTCACCTGGGACGCACACGACCGCCCCCTCACCCGAACCGATCCCCTCGGCCACACCACCGAACTGACCTACGACGAGGCCGGGAACCTCATACGGGTGCGGTTGCCCGACGGCAGCACGGCGACCGCCCGATACGACGAGCGCAACCAGCCCCTGGAAGTGACCGCCGTCGACGGCACGAGCTGGCGGCAGACCTTCGACGAGCAAGGCAACGTCACCTCCACCGTGGGCCCCGACGGGACGATCACGCACTTCACCCACGATCGCACCGGCGCCGTTGCCTCCGTCACCGACCCGCTCAACGCCACGATACGGATCCGCTCCGACCGCGCCGGGCTCCCGCTGGAGATCACCGACGTCGAGGGCGGGACCACCCGCGTCGAACGTGACCACCGGGGCCGCCCCCTCACCATCACCGATCCCCTCGGCGGCCGCGACGAATACGTCTGGGACCACGACGACCGGCTGCGCACCCGGACAGCCGCCGACGGTACGCGCGAGACATGGACGTGGGACCCGGAGGGCAACTGCACGGCGTACACCGACGCCGCCGGCAACCTCTGGGCCACCGAGTACGGCCACTTCGACAAACCACTCGCCCACATCGCGCCGGACGGCGCCCGCCACGAGCTGCGCTACGACACCGAGCTGCGGCTCCTTGAGGTGACCAACCCTCTCGGACAGAACTGGCACTACCGCTACGACCCGGCCGGCCGGCTGGTCGCCGAGACAGACTTCGACAACCGCTCCCTCTCCTTCGAATACGACGCCGCGAACCGGCTGACCAGGCGCACCACACCGCTGGGCCAGACGGTCTCATACACCTGGGACGCCCTGGACCGGCTGGTGGAGCGTGACGCCGACGGCGCTGTCACCCGCTACGCCTACGACCGCGCCGGCGCGCTCGTCGAGGCCCGCACCGCCACCTCCACCCTCACCATCGAACGTGACGCCCTCGGCCGTCCCCTCGCCGAAACCGTCGACGGGCGCACCCTGCGCCACTCCTACGACGCGGCAGGCCGCCGCACCGCCCGTATCACCCCGACCGGCGCCGTCACCCGCCTCGCCTACAACGCTGCAGGGGACCGGATCTCGCTGACCATCGACGGCCATGCACTGGCCTTCACCCACGACCGCCTGGGCCGCGAACTCACCCGGACCTGGGGGGCCCGGGAGACGGCCGCCAGCCTGTCCACCGTCTGGGACCGGCTCGGCAGGCCCGTCGAGCAGACGCTGACCGCGACCGGTTCGCCAGAGCCCTTGAGCGCCCGCTCCTACGGCTACCGGCCCGACGGCTACCCCGTCACCCTCACCGAGCGCTCCGGCCGCTCCGTCCGCGACCGCCACATCACTCTGGACCCGGTGGGCAGGCCGCTTGCCGTCGAGGGGCCCGACTGGTCGGAGAACTACGCCTACGACGGTGCCGGCAACCAGACTTCGGCCCACTGGCCTGAGGCCGCCGGACACGCCGAGGCCCGCGGTGCTCGTTCTTACGAGGGCACGCGTCTGATATCCGCCGGCACCGTCCACTACGAACACGACTCCGCCGGCCGCGTCACCGTCCGTCGCCGCACTCGCCTGTCACACAAGCCCGACATCTGGCGCTACGCCTACGACGCCGAGGACCGGCTGGTCTCCTGCACCACGCCCGACGGCACCCTGTGGACCTACACCTACGACCCGCTCGGCCGGCGCAGCGCCAAGCACCGCATGGCCGCCGACGGCACCACGATCGTGGAGACCATCCGGTTCACCTGGGACGGGCCGCTGCTCATCGAGCAGTACGACGAGACCGCGGGAACCATCCTCACCTGGGAGTACGAGGGCCACCGCCCGCTGACCCAGTACGAACGCCGCCCGATGGGCGACGACGAGGTCGACGCCCGCTTCTTCGCCATCGTCACCGACCTGGTCGGCACCCCCACTGAGCTCGTCTCACCAGAGGGAGAGACCGCCTGGCGCAGCCGGGCGACCTGCTGGGGCACCACCGGCTGGAACACCTCGGCCACCGCCTACACCCCCCTGCGCTTCCCCGGCCAGTACTCCGATCCCGAAACCGGCCTCCACTACAACTACTTCCGCCACTACGACCCCGACACCGCCCGATTCACCAGCCCCGACCCCCTCGGTCTCGCTCCGGCCCCCAACCCCTCGACCTACGTCTGCAATCCCTGGGCATGGACCGACCCCCTGGGCCTCGCGCCCAAGCGATGCAAGATGGACGCCTACGACTGGGACGGCTCCATCCGGTACGGCAAGCTGGACCATCTCGGCCGTCCCACCGGCGTCCACGCCTGCCTGCGGCCCGAGATCATCGACGCGAAGAAGGGTACGGAGGCCGGCAGACTCAAGCCACCGGGCTGGCGCGGCGACGGCAACGCCTTCAACGAAGCCCGCGGCCACCTCCTCGCCGACCGCCTGGGCGGCGCCGGCAAGGGCCGCCTCGCCTGGCACAACCTGGTCACGCAGACCAACAATCCGACGAACTCGCCGGACCAACGCGACCAGGTGGAGCAGGTCATCTTCGATCAGGTGACCAAGAACAAGGAGGTGGTCCAGTACCACATCAAGCCGATCTACGCAGGTACCAACCCCATTCCGATCCGCATCGAATTCACCGCGTTCGGCAACAAGGGCTTCAGCTTCTCCCACAGCCTGGAGAACCCCGCCGGCAACGTCCGAACCGGCATATAG
- a CDS encoding transposase, producing the protein MWVRDRLDGLWCDKDFAGWYPRDGRPGISPAQLATVCVLQFLLGLSDRQAAEAVRCRIDFKYALAMEMDDPGFHHSVLADFRERLAQDDRADRLLDLAPARLKEAGLVCERTSPTSWPQCAT; encoded by the coding sequence ATGTGGGTAAGAGACCGCCTCGACGGGCTGTGGTGCGACAAGGACTTCGCCGGCTGGTACCCGCGCGACGGACGCCCCGGCATCTCGCCGGCCCAACTGGCCACCGTATGTGTGCTGCAGTTCCTGCTCGGTCTGTCGGACCGGCAGGCGGCCGAGGCGGTGCGCTGCCGCATCGATTTCAAGTACGCGCTGGCCATGGAGATGGACGATCCCGGCTTCCACCACAGCGTGCTGGCCGACTTCCGCGAGCGCCTCGCCCAGGACGACCGCGCCGACCGACTTCTCGATCTGGCGCCCGCCCGCCTGAAGGAAGCTGGCCTCGTGTGCGAGCGCACCTCACCCACGTCCTGGCCGCAGTGCGCGACCTGA